One Paenibacillus sp. FSL H7-0737 DNA segment encodes these proteins:
- a CDS encoding GerAB/ArcD/ProY family transporter yields MGNIKIGLLQFFTLTVLFELGTALVVNLGMESDKDAWISILLGNLIGLIVFAGYAYLYRKFPNLPLTAYLRQLFGKYVGSLISIAYIVIFLNLAGRDLRDGSSMLVMATMHRTPLFIVAMLMVLSSAYVLHKGVEVLSRTSLVFAVIVILIGLFCSSMLMFSGSINLNRLLPVFENGIKPIVSSVLHQNYIFPFGEMICFTMLMPYLNNVKKGPWVIAAGIFVSGILLSMTMALNISVLGTDIVRRSPFPLMPTISKISISDFIQRVDILIVMVLIIGVFFKLSVFFAAALIGISDLFKIPYRRMVYPVALIILFSSMLNARSFTEHIEEGGKLLYTVFPFFMVLIPLLLIIITAIRSHSSPPRSG; encoded by the coding sequence ATGGGAAATATAAAAATAGGACTACTTCAATTTTTCACCCTGACAGTGTTGTTTGAACTAGGGACGGCGCTGGTAGTAAATCTTGGAATGGAGTCTGATAAGGATGCTTGGATTTCCATATTGCTGGGGAATTTGATAGGATTAATTGTTTTTGCAGGATATGCCTATCTTTATAGAAAGTTTCCGAATCTGCCCCTTACGGCATATCTCCGGCAACTATTTGGTAAATATGTGGGTTCGTTGATATCCATAGCTTATATCGTGATATTTCTTAATTTGGCTGGTCGTGATCTGCGAGATGGTAGCTCTATGCTAGTTATGGCTACTATGCACAGGACGCCGTTATTCATTGTAGCGATGTTAATGGTATTATCTAGTGCTTATGTATTGCATAAAGGAGTAGAAGTGCTGTCCCGAACTTCGTTGGTGTTTGCGGTGATTGTGATATTAATCGGTTTATTTTGTTCGAGCATGTTAATGTTCTCGGGCTCCATTAATTTGAACCGTTTGCTCCCTGTTTTTGAGAATGGAATTAAGCCAATTGTTTCTTCTGTTTTACATCAAAACTACATTTTCCCTTTTGGTGAAATGATCTGTTTTACTATGCTTATGCCCTATCTGAATAACGTTAAAAAAGGTCCTTGGGTAATCGCAGCGGGCATATTTGTATCAGGTATACTGTTAAGTATGACCATGGCCTTAAATATATCGGTGCTTGGTACAGATATTGTCAGGCGTTCTCCGTTCCCCTTAATGCCTACGATCAGTAAGATCTCTATCTCCGATTTTATTCAACGTGTGGATATTCTAATTGTCATGGTGCTAATAATAGGTGTTTTTTTCAAATTGTCTGTTTTTTTTGCAGCAGCACTTATTGGGATTTCAGATTTGTTCAAGATTCCTTACCGAAGAATGGTGTATCCGGTAGCTCTAATAATCCTGTTCAGTTCGATGCTGAACGCACGGAGCTTCACAGAGCATATTGAAGAGGGAGGGAAACTGCTATATACGGTCTTTCCCTTCTTTATGGTGTTGATTCCATTGCTCCTAATTATTATTACAGCGATAAGAAGTCACAGTTCCCCTCCTCGTTCTGGTTGA